The Lasioglossum baleicum chromosome 12, iyLasBale1, whole genome shotgun sequence genome segment aCATATTATTATTGCCCTTGTTGATGACAGGCGTGTGTATAGCTGTTCAAGCAAGAAAAGGTTGCTATTAAAAAACCTATCATGTGGTGCTTTGAGTTTGACTTTCTTTGTCGCATATATATAGTAGAGTGCCTTACAGTGTATTAAATCATTTAGAGACACCCTGCGTTATAACGTCGGTCGAGTTACAAAAGTTCAGCATCATTCGTGTCGTAGTTtcattttaattacaatttcaGAATTGATGTACACAATATGCTTacacgaataaataaataaataaatctttacAGGCGCGATGAGAAAAGATTTGTTTCGGGGAAACGTTTCCAGAGTATCGATAATATATTGTACGTTCACACCGACTTCTCCAGATTACAAAGAACCGTGTCAATCTCAAACGTAATATAAAAGAATGTAACAAATATAAACAACGAAATAAACTTTTCAAATACGCGGTCAACATACATTCTTACACACTTGTCCGCTTCAACGGGTCAATCACGTGTCCATCGAGACGACTCTTTCCCCTTTCGAAACACAAAGCTTGCTTATCGACAAAGCTTAATGAGATTAGCTTCGCGACTTATCAGTTTCCAAAGGACAAGGCCGCATTTTAGTCATTCCTCGGATCgtgctataacattattgttaAATGATACGGTATAGTCCGATAGTACATTGTTCGGTTGGATATAAACCTGAATATTATTGACGCCAACGATTTAGAAATAGATTTACACTCTTACATTGTCAAGCGGATAGTATCGTTACGTCAACTGCGTGTGTAATCAACATAGTATTACTATCAAGAGAAATGGTTATCGCTCACGTAGGAACCAATGAGTAACTTTCTGTTTACTCATCGATTGACAAAGTAGAATTAATATATGCATATATCTCTATATATATGTAAATGTATACAAACAACTTATTCGTGGAAGATTACATACAATAGTAAATTCTACACCTTACATACTTCTAATTCCCGCGACTTTTTTTCTATCGAAAACAGACCATTTGCCCCATCTTTTTACAATTGCAATCACTTCTCCGAATGAAAAAAGTTGTAAATGATAAATCATGTGCATTACATTGCATTCGAGTTGTAACTTTTAGTTCTACTTAACAATGGAACTTTTTCTTTTGGTACATATGCATATCTGATGAATACATTCTACGAATGGAACTGATTATACTTACAATATGCTGTAATTAAGTCACTAGTAACAACGAATAAGCTAACATAATGCAAATTAGATTTGAGTGCAACGTTTCAAAGGCTTTGTTCGTCTCTAATGTGAACTACATTATATCTAGTTCCGAGTACAAACATATATTGGTGAAATAAACATTTAACATTAATATAAACGTACTTAGTAgcgtaaaatattattatttttacttaaatgCGTACTATGATCGTGTTCTCTCGTTCTTTTTTCCAATTGACTTAAAACCAAGCCATATAAACGATTCAGTAACacctttttaaaaattatgtaatgtaaaaaaagaatggaacgttactaattgattTCGTGTTCATAAATTCAAATAAGATAGATTAAACAATAATGCATTTTGATACTCTGGCAGTGTATAGATAACGACTGACAATTTATCAAATAGTTCCAACAACTGCAAAAGTGATGCTCCTAAAACATAATGttgatttatattataattcataGTAAGCTTGGCCTACTATTTATTCAGTAGCCAGATGACCTTATCGTTTAAAATTAATCCGAATCGCTAGTTAATAAGTAGTAACagttgttaaacatattacacATGCGTAAGATTGCACCACATCTACCGAAGTCGCACCACTtacgaaaaacaatttttctcgGAATGATAATTCACCGCGGTCACATGCACTGAAATTAAATTGCACAAGCTATCGCTTTTTTTGGCAagctatttatatatttataagtaTGAATACCAACAGGGTTCCAATATTATttagttctatatttatttgtatGCCCTGTTATAACGGCATATTGAACTAGTATATCCCATAGAATACTTGACGTTCATTCTGCATACTCTTTGATGACGATCTTCTATGAATAAATAGTAAATGAATCGATGAACAGTACGTATAACAGTTGCCAAGTGTGCAAGGAGGtgttatgaaaaatatatttgggtATAAAAAACGAAACTACTTTACAAGTTCCACTGAAAGCAGGCTATGACTTAAAAAGGAATACACATAGACTTGGATTAATATTATCGACAGGAAATAGTACGAAGACGGGCCAACCGATCAGCGTAGATCCGGGTTATCGTTAACTTGTTTTTTAATGCGTAATAATACTGTCGTGTACCATTGATCCAATCGTGAAATGGAATCATATTCCTTTACCGCTTCTGTGAATCCTTCGAGATGTTGTTCCTCTAGGTGTTCTATCAAAGTCTGAAATCAAAATTGAATGATCCATCGTATGAAAACGCGGGTGAAAGTTACCGTGCGTTCCGATCTCGAACTTGAGCGAACCGTATTAATCAACGAAAAAGATGTTTAAGCTTCATacctttattaatttatattcccTAGAGTCTTGGAATGCAGGATATTGTTCTTGGTAACGTTCGATCGCGTGCTGCGCATTTAACACGTCGACGCATAAGTGACATAGTGCCGCTCGGAAGAAATACTCTTTCGCGCTGTACTTCAATAAAGAACTTTCTAAAGATGAAGAAGCAACCTgtggcagaaaaaaagaaagttacACGATTTCTTGATTCATAGAAAGCATCTTAAATAGCATGAATCTAAATCATTTTACCTGTTCATAAATTTGAATAGCCTTATCATAGTTTTCAAGTTGTGCAGCGTACTGTGCAACTTTCAAAAGACACTTATTGGCCGAAGAATTGCTTTCCTCCCCACGGAAATAGTCAGCAGCTTGTTCATAATGATGAACGGCTCTTTCGAGATCTACAGCCTCGCTTTCGTACATTTCAGCTATAGTTTGATGATGTTTGGCTGCCATTGTAAATCTACCCATGTCTGTGTAAATCTCAATTGATTTCACCAGACAGCTAACAGCCTCTGCAAGTGAATAGACAATTAGATGTTTCTTCTTCCAACAgagaatataattgtttaacGAACGTGACTGTACCACTTATATTCGATTTTTTGAAGCAATTAGCAGCATCTACATAATTGCTAGCTGAATCATGCCGATTCCCTGCTTTCCCATGCAGTTCTGCTGCTTCGTAGAAAGCACTGCCAGCTGAACTCCACTTCTTTGCCATCTTGAACATATTTGCAGCACGTTGGTAGCATTCTACCGCCTCTTCTACTTTCGATGAACTTCTGCAATACATAAAAATCATTGGTAACCAAAACAATaaaaagttaaatttaaaaaggaAACAGAAATTACAAGTACCAAGGTAAAAAAGctaaaaatcaaatatttccgaAAAATTTGGCACCCTCGATTGTTGGCACAAAAACTGCCTACAACAACAGCTCTGATCTA includes the following:
- the Alphasnap gene encoding alpha-soluble NSF attachment protein, producing the protein MADSEQKAMQLMAEAEKKLNSKGFFGSLFGSSSKVEEAVECYQRAANMFKMAKKWSSAGSAFYEAAELHGKAGNRHDSASNYVDAANCFKKSNISEAVSCLVKSIEIYTDMGRFTMAAKHHQTIAEMYESEAVDLERAVHHYEQAADYFRGEESNSSANKCLLKVAQYAAQLENYDKAIQIYEQVASSSLESSLLKYSAKEYFFRAALCHLCVDVLNAQHAIERYQEQYPAFQDSREYKLIKTLIEHLEEQHLEGFTEAVKEYDSISRLDQWYTTVLLRIKKQVNDNPDLR